The proteins below come from a single Cupriavidus pauculus genomic window:
- a CDS encoding rubredoxin yields the protein MYTKGTFLELQFSARRLNDAAGEPFWIDLSREEARALCEALQRRLDEALPDTAPPLVVPLDVVADVAADVAAPGKAVSKPAPSADTEFQQWVCLLCGWVYDEAEGVPEEGIPPGTKWADVPDDWRCPLCDVGKEDFAMVPL from the coding sequence ATGTACACCAAAGGCACATTTCTCGAATTGCAGTTCTCCGCTCGCCGGCTCAACGACGCGGCGGGGGAGCCCTTTTGGATCGATCTTTCGCGCGAGGAAGCGCGGGCGTTGTGCGAGGCGTTGCAGCGGCGCCTCGACGAGGCGCTTCCCGATACCGCGCCGCCGCTCGTCGTGCCATTGGACGTCGTGGCCGACGTGGCCGCCGACGTGGCGGCGCCCGGCAAGGCCGTGAGCAAGCCCGCGCCATCGGCCGATACGGAATTCCAGCAATGGGTCTGCCTGCTTTGCGGGTGGGTTTACGACGAAGCGGAAGGGGTGCCCGAAGAGGGGATTCCGCCCGGCACGAAATGGGCGGACGTGCCCGATGACTGGCGCTGCCCGCTGTGCGACGTCGGCAAGGAGGACTTTGCGATGGTGCCTCTTTGA
- a CDS encoding iron-containing alcohol dehydrogenase: protein MPITDISTFFCPTRIHIGAGSHERIGDIIRERGGKRVFIAVDAALLASDFYARVVALLEGQGVAIASYSDIEPDPSAITVQRALDVCRAHEATVILAIGGGSTIDVAKAVGVVLANGGRIHDYEGIEKFSIAPPPLIAIPTTAGTGSEVSGSCVITDTEKNLKMSIRHAALNPAAFAILDPLALRTVPAHVAAHSGIDAFVHAFESYLSRQANLITDAINIQAIELLAANIRQFVADRENIEAATNMLCGSALAGITFGQTGLGNVHCMARFIGAEYHLSHGLSNALCLPTVARFNLLANPAKYARVAAAMGRPVQGMPMLDAARMAIEAIETLCADLGIPRRLRDAGVADDKFEVMADLCVKANYNRWNPRKTTLADFRTLFQEAY from the coding sequence ATGCCCATTACCGACATCTCCACATTCTTCTGTCCGACCCGCATCCATATCGGCGCCGGCTCTCATGAGCGCATCGGCGACATCATTCGCGAGCGCGGCGGCAAGCGGGTATTCATTGCCGTGGATGCGGCGCTGCTCGCCAGCGATTTCTACGCGCGCGTGGTGGCGCTTCTCGAAGGCCAGGGCGTGGCCATCGCCAGCTATTCCGACATCGAGCCCGACCCGAGTGCCATCACCGTGCAGCGCGCACTCGATGTGTGTCGCGCGCACGAGGCCACCGTCATTCTCGCGATCGGCGGTGGCAGCACCATCGACGTGGCCAAGGCGGTCGGCGTCGTGCTGGCCAACGGTGGCCGCATTCATGACTATGAAGGCATCGAGAAATTTTCGATCGCGCCGCCGCCCTTGATTGCGATTCCGACGACCGCCGGTACGGGCTCGGAGGTCTCCGGATCCTGCGTCATCACGGATACGGAGAAGAACCTGAAGATGTCGATCCGGCATGCGGCGCTGAACCCTGCTGCCTTCGCCATCCTCGATCCCCTGGCATTGCGGACGGTCCCCGCTCACGTGGCGGCGCATTCCGGCATCGACGCGTTCGTCCACGCGTTCGAGTCGTACCTCTCGCGCCAGGCGAATCTGATTACCGACGCCATCAATATTCAGGCAATCGAACTCCTCGCCGCCAACATCCGCCAGTTTGTGGCCGATCGCGAAAATATCGAGGCCGCGACGAACATGCTGTGCGGATCCGCGCTGGCCGGCATCACGTTCGGGCAGACCGGGCTGGGCAACGTCCATTGCATGGCCCGTTTCATCGGTGCCGAATATCACCTGTCCCACGGCTTGTCCAATGCCCTGTGCCTGCCGACGGTCGCGCGATTCAACCTGCTTGCAAACCCGGCGAAGTACGCGCGCGTTGCCGCCGCCATGGGCAGGCCGGTCCAGGGGATGCCGATGCTCGATGCGGCACGCATGGCCATCGAGGCGATCGAGACGCTCTGCGCGGATCTCGGCATCCCGCGGCGACTGCGCGACGCGGGGGTGGCCGACGACAAGTTCGAGGTCATGGCCGACCTCTGCGTCAAGGCAAACTATAATCGCTGGAATCCCCGGAAGACCACGCTCGCGGACTTCCGGACCCTGTTCCAAGAAGCCTATTGA
- a CDS encoding N-carbamoyl-D-amino-acid hydrolase, whose translation MTRLITVAAAQLGPIQKHEGRDVAVGRMVRLLERAHQRGAQAVVFPELALTTFFPRWYHEDLDEAEGWYETELPSPATQPLFDAIRKYGLTVYLGYAEIAFEPDETGIVRKRRFNTSVVIAPSGEIILKYRKVHLPGHAEFATHRKVQHLEKRYFEIGNLGFPVKRAPIGDVDVNLGMMICNDRRWPESWRVLGLQQVELVMLGYNTPSMNQENRGFEAHHLRVFHSQLSIQAGCYQNATFAAAVAKAGNEDGHELFGHSIIVNPQGEILAQATTWDDELIVADCNLDLCELGRSTVFNFEKHRRIEAYGRITEQTGSEAPPVWTPASA comes from the coding sequence ATGACCCGACTCATCACCGTAGCCGCCGCCCAGCTTGGCCCGATCCAGAAACACGAGGGCCGCGACGTTGCGGTTGGCCGCATGGTGCGGTTGCTCGAACGCGCACACCAACGTGGTGCGCAGGCGGTCGTCTTCCCGGAACTGGCCCTGACGACGTTTTTTCCGCGCTGGTATCACGAGGACCTCGACGAAGCCGAAGGCTGGTACGAAACCGAGTTGCCGTCGCCGGCCACCCAGCCGCTGTTCGATGCGATCCGCAAGTATGGGCTGACCGTCTACCTCGGCTACGCGGAAATCGCATTCGAGCCCGATGAAACGGGCATCGTGCGCAAGCGCCGGTTCAACACGTCGGTCGTCATCGCGCCGTCGGGCGAAATCATCCTCAAGTACCGCAAGGTCCATCTGCCGGGCCACGCCGAGTTCGCGACGCACCGCAAGGTGCAGCATCTGGAGAAGCGCTACTTCGAGATCGGCAACCTCGGCTTCCCCGTGAAGCGCGCGCCGATCGGCGACGTCGATGTGAACCTCGGCATGATGATCTGCAACGATCGCCGCTGGCCCGAGTCGTGGCGCGTGCTGGGCCTGCAGCAGGTGGAACTGGTCATGCTGGGCTACAACACCCCGAGCATGAATCAGGAGAACCGCGGGTTCGAGGCCCATCACCTGCGCGTGTTCCACTCGCAGCTTTCGATCCAGGCCGGCTGCTACCAGAACGCGACGTTCGCCGCGGCGGTGGCAAAGGCGGGGAACGAGGATGGGCACGAGCTGTTCGGCCACTCGATCATCGTCAATCCGCAGGGCGAGATCCTCGCGCAGGCCACTACGTGGGACGACGAACTGATCGTCGCCGACTGCAACCTCGACCTGTGCGAGCTGGGCCGCTCCACGGTGTTCAACTTCGAGAAGCATCGCCGCATCGAAGCCTATGGCCGCATTACCGAGCAGACGGGCAGCGAGGCGCCACCCGTGTGGACGCCGGCATCCGCATGA
- a CDS encoding Bug family tripartite tricarboxylate transporter substrate binding protein: protein MSPNLNPFRKFARMALAAASLLLSAQAFAAYPERPIQLIVPFNAGTTPDIVSRLLAEAVGRDIGQQIVVMNRVGASGIIGTQAIINAPADGYTIGFANVATLAINQSLYKKLPYDADKQLAPVALTGYVQNVLAVRKDLGVKSVAELVAKAKAAPGKLAVASGGNGTTGHLSAEMFKSMAGVSITHVPYKGGPEADLAVLRGEVDLVFENITSISPYLKNGSVVPLAVTGKERDSRLPQLPTMAESGLKDYQAVAWTGYVAPAGVDPQILDMLNRAFNKAANSDALKARLADMAYEVTTGPRSALFDLAHKERPIWAGVIRMSGATLD, encoded by the coding sequence ATGTCTCCCAACCTCAACCCGTTCCGCAAGTTCGCGCGCATGGCGCTTGCCGCCGCCTCGCTGCTGCTGTCCGCCCAGGCGTTCGCCGCCTACCCCGAGCGTCCGATCCAGCTGATCGTGCCGTTCAACGCCGGCACCACACCCGATATCGTGTCGCGTCTGCTCGCCGAAGCCGTGGGCCGCGACATCGGGCAGCAGATCGTCGTCATGAACCGCGTGGGCGCGTCCGGCATCATCGGTACGCAGGCCATCATCAATGCGCCGGCCGACGGCTACACGATCGGGTTTGCCAACGTGGCGACGCTGGCCATCAACCAGTCGCTGTACAAGAAGCTGCCATACGACGCGGACAAGCAGCTTGCGCCCGTGGCACTCACCGGCTACGTGCAGAACGTGCTGGCCGTGCGCAAGGACCTGGGCGTCAAGAGCGTGGCCGAACTCGTGGCCAAGGCCAAGGCGGCGCCGGGCAAGCTGGCCGTGGCATCGGGCGGTAACGGCACCACGGGGCACCTGAGCGCGGAGATGTTCAAGTCGATGGCCGGCGTGTCGATCACGCATGTGCCGTACAAGGGCGGTCCGGAAGCCGACCTCGCGGTGCTGCGCGGCGAGGTGGACCTCGTGTTCGAGAACATCACGTCGATCTCTCCATACCTCAAGAACGGCAGCGTCGTGCCGCTGGCCGTGACGGGCAAGGAGCGCGACAGCCGCCTGCCGCAACTGCCGACGATGGCGGAGAGCGGTCTCAAGGACTATCAGGCTGTGGCATGGACCGGCTATGTCGCGCCGGCCGGTGTCGATCCGCAGATCCTCGACATGCTTAACCGCGCGTTCAACAAGGCAGCCAATTCGGATGCCCTCAAGGCACGCCTCGCGGACATGGCGTACGAAGTCACCACCGGCCCGCGCAGCGCGCTGTTCGACCTCGCGCACAAGGAGCGTCCGATCTGGGCTGGCGTGATCCGCATGTCCGGCGCGACGCTGGACTGA
- a CDS encoding aldehyde dehydrogenase family protein, translated as MRNTRLPSTSLPPTGSLIDGSWTDSQDSFEVHDKFTGEAIAVVSSATRDHVARAVRIAKTAVDAGAPAPFDRSVTLRRAAELLETQRARFVDAMTTEAGFTLVDAHTEVDRAKVTLTLCANEATQLTGEMVPFAASPGAHRRLGFTQRFPVGVVCAITPFNSPLNTVLHKVAPAYAAGNAVVLKPSAFTPLTSALLGEVLLEAGMPAPFLSILQGEGETVGTWLLEENDVAFYTFTGSTRVGKIIQRAAGLRRTQMELGSIASTFVAADADLDRAIPKIANAGLRKAGQVCTSVQRLYVDARVATEVAERLVEFAGTLVAGDPRDPATRVGPLITEQAAIRAETWIREAASAGAQVLCGGTRRRSVIDPVIMKDVPEEGRVWCQEAFAPLIALRPFDDFDAALASANSTPFGLAAGIFTQDIDRALKAAATLRFGTVQINETSSARSDVMPFGGVKDSGFGKEGPHYAMREMTEERLVVFNP; from the coding sequence ATGCGCAACACCCGACTCCCCAGCACCTCCCTCCCCCCGACCGGCTCGCTCATCGACGGCAGCTGGACTGACTCGCAAGACAGCTTTGAAGTCCATGACAAGTTCACCGGCGAGGCCATCGCGGTCGTGTCGTCGGCGACCCGAGACCATGTCGCGCGGGCCGTGCGGATCGCCAAAACCGCAGTGGATGCGGGCGCCCCCGCGCCGTTCGACCGTAGCGTGACGCTCCGGCGGGCCGCCGAACTGCTCGAGACCCAGCGCGCCCGTTTCGTCGATGCGATGACCACGGAAGCGGGCTTCACGCTCGTCGATGCCCATACCGAGGTCGACCGCGCCAAGGTGACGCTCACCCTCTGCGCGAATGAAGCCACTCAACTGACCGGGGAGATGGTGCCGTTTGCCGCCAGCCCCGGCGCGCATCGGCGGCTGGGTTTCACGCAACGCTTTCCGGTGGGCGTGGTATGCGCCATCACGCCCTTCAACTCGCCGCTGAACACCGTGCTCCACAAGGTGGCTCCCGCCTACGCGGCCGGTAACGCCGTCGTGCTCAAGCCTTCCGCCTTCACGCCGCTCACCAGTGCCTTGTTGGGCGAAGTCCTGCTGGAAGCCGGCATGCCCGCACCCTTCCTTTCCATTCTTCAGGGGGAAGGCGAAACGGTCGGCACATGGCTGCTCGAAGAAAACGATGTCGCCTTCTACACGTTCACAGGCAGCACGCGCGTGGGCAAGATCATTCAGCGGGCGGCGGGCCTGCGGCGCACACAGATGGAGCTGGGCAGCATCGCCAGCACGTTCGTCGCCGCCGACGCGGACCTCGACCGGGCCATTCCGAAGATCGCCAATGCCGGACTCCGGAAGGCAGGACAGGTATGCACCTCCGTCCAGCGCCTGTACGTTGACGCCCGCGTCGCCACCGAGGTTGCCGAGCGGCTGGTCGAGTTCGCCGGAACATTGGTGGCCGGGGATCCGCGCGATCCGGCCACGCGCGTCGGCCCGCTCATTACCGAGCAGGCCGCGATACGCGCCGAGACGTGGATTCGGGAAGCGGCATCGGCAGGGGCTCAGGTCCTCTGTGGCGGCACCCGCAGGCGCTCCGTGATCGATCCGGTCATCATGAAAGACGTGCCCGAAGAAGGTCGCGTGTGGTGCCAGGAGGCGTTTGCCCCGTTGATCGCCCTCCGGCCGTTCGACGACTTCGACGCCGCGCTCGCCAGCGCCAACAGCACGCCCTTTGGGCTGGCCGCCGGCATCTTTACGCAGGACATCGACCGCGCGCTGAAGGCCGCGGCAACGCTGCGCTTTGGCACCGTGCAGATCAACGAGACGTCCAGCGCCCGCTCCGACGTCATGCCGTTCGGCGGCGTCAAGGACAGCGGCTTCGGCAAGGAAGGCCCGCACTACGCCATGCGGGAGATGACCGAAGAACGCCTCGTCGTGTTCAATCCGTGA
- a CDS encoding N-acyl-D-amino-acid deacylase family protein, with product MADFDVVLRGGAVIDGTGAPRFDADVGIEGQRIAAIGDLSGARGRVDLDVGGHIVAPGFIDAHTHDDRYLMQNPLMPAKLSQGVTTVVTGNCGISLAPWCATPGQTVPPPLDLLGEDASAFRYTVFGDYLDALERAMPAVNAACLVGHTTLRVAVMDRLDRAATDAEIGAMQALLRDAMVAGARGMSTGAAYPAAMPAPTDEMSRVASAMRGFGGVHASHIRDEGDRVCDAIDEAVTIGAAAEAGTVVSHHKLIGPKNHGRSVETLGHLSQAMRHHCVGLDCYPYQAGSTILRKDRLAVSSRVIVTRSQPHPEYAGQDLDAIAAQMGLSPEDAVDALQPAGAIYFLMDEADVRRILAFPQTMIGSDGLPHDPVPHPRLWGTFPRVLGHYSRDVGLFPLETAVHKMSGLTARHFGLEGRGVLAEGNYADITVFDAARIIDTATFEQPVAQAAGIVCVLVNGELAWRDGAATGARAGAVLRRRPAA from the coding sequence ATGGCGGACTTCGACGTGGTGCTGCGCGGCGGCGCGGTGATCGATGGAACGGGCGCGCCGCGCTTCGATGCGGACGTGGGTATCGAGGGCCAGCGCATCGCGGCGATCGGCGATCTGTCCGGCGCGCGCGGTCGCGTCGACCTCGACGTGGGCGGGCATATCGTGGCGCCCGGCTTTATCGACGCGCATACGCACGATGACCGCTATCTGATGCAGAACCCGCTGATGCCGGCCAAGCTCAGCCAGGGCGTGACGACCGTGGTCACCGGCAACTGCGGCATCAGCCTGGCGCCGTGGTGTGCCACGCCGGGGCAGACCGTGCCACCGCCGCTCGATCTGCTCGGCGAAGACGCGTCCGCGTTTCGCTATACGGTGTTCGGCGACTACCTCGATGCACTCGAGCGCGCGATGCCGGCCGTCAATGCGGCATGCCTCGTGGGCCATACGACGCTGCGCGTGGCGGTGATGGACCGGCTCGATCGCGCGGCGACCGATGCCGAGATCGGTGCCATGCAGGCATTGCTGCGCGATGCGATGGTGGCGGGCGCACGTGGCATGTCCACGGGTGCCGCCTATCCCGCGGCCATGCCGGCGCCCACCGACGAGATGTCGCGCGTGGCTTCGGCGATGCGGGGCTTCGGCGGCGTGCATGCGAGCCATATCCGCGACGAGGGCGATCGAGTCTGCGATGCCATCGACGAGGCCGTGACCATCGGCGCGGCGGCCGAAGCGGGCACCGTGGTGTCCCATCACAAGCTGATTGGCCCGAAGAATCATGGCCGCTCGGTGGAAACGCTCGGGCATCTGTCGCAGGCGATGCGCCATCACTGCGTCGGCCTCGACTGCTATCCCTATCAGGCGGGTTCGACGATCCTGCGCAAGGATCGCCTTGCGGTGTCGAGCCGCGTGATCGTGACGCGTTCCCAGCCGCATCCCGAGTACGCGGGGCAGGACCTCGATGCGATCGCCGCGCAGATGGGGCTGTCGCCGGAAGACGCCGTCGACGCGCTGCAACCGGCCGGCGCCATCTACTTTCTGATGGATGAGGCCGACGTGCGCCGCATTCTGGCTTTCCCGCAAACGATGATCGGCTCCGATGGCCTGCCGCACGATCCCGTGCCGCATCCGCGCCTGTGGGGCACGTTTCCGCGCGTGCTCGGGCACTACAGCCGCGACGTCGGGCTGTTCCCGCTCGAAACCGCGGTGCACAAGATGAGCGGCCTGACGGCGCGCCATTTCGGTCTCGAGGGCCGTGGCGTGCTGGCCGAGGGCAACTACGCCGACATCACGGTGTTCGACGCCGCGCGTATCATCGACACCGCGACGTTCGAGCAGCCGGTGGCACAGGCCGCCGGCATCGTGTGCGTGCTCGTCAATGGCGAGCTCGCATGGCGCGACGGCGCCGCGACTGGCGCGCGCGCCGGCGCGGTCCTTCGGCGCCGCCCGGCGGCTTGA
- a CDS encoding threonine/serine dehydratase produces the protein MQSTVRPALPATIHHEMLGEMRVPVFADVERAAGALAPHIVRTPLLRSARLDALAGAPVWIKPECLQVTGSFKARGALNALLAMDDATRARGVIAYSTGNHGQAIAWAAKRLGVEATIVMPVDAPRNKVERALAQGARVVHYDRRHESRETIGMRLLDETGGTLVPPGDHPDVLAAQGTLALEALQDLPSGARRNLGTFAAPCGGGGMLAGCGLAIEAISPGTRLVAAEPAAFDDTVRSLRSGQRETNAAGAASICDALQAVTPAELPFAINGRYLDAAHAVSDEEVAAAIRFALEELRLLVEPGGAVALAALLAGRVDLAGRDAVVVLSGGNIDLPLLQTMLQSTAAAMHGN, from the coding sequence ATGCAATCGACAGTCCGTCCGGCGTTGCCCGCCACGATTCATCACGAGATGCTCGGCGAGATGCGCGTGCCCGTATTCGCCGATGTGGAACGCGCCGCGGGGGCGCTGGCTCCGCATATCGTGCGGACGCCGCTGCTGCGCAGCGCGCGGCTCGATGCATTGGCCGGCGCGCCGGTATGGATCAAGCCCGAGTGCCTGCAGGTCACGGGCTCGTTCAAGGCGCGCGGCGCGTTGAACGCCTTGCTCGCGATGGACGATGCCACGCGGGCGCGCGGCGTCATCGCGTATTCGACGGGCAATCACGGCCAGGCCATCGCATGGGCCGCCAAACGTCTTGGTGTGGAAGCCACCATCGTGATGCCCGTGGATGCGCCGCGCAACAAGGTGGAACGCGCGCTGGCGCAAGGCGCGCGCGTCGTGCATTACGACCGCCGCCATGAAAGCCGCGAGACCATCGGCATGCGTCTGCTCGACGAAACCGGCGGCACGCTCGTGCCGCCCGGCGATCATCCCGATGTGCTCGCGGCACAGGGCACGCTGGCGCTGGAAGCGCTGCAGGACCTGCCATCGGGCGCGCGCCGCAACCTCGGCACGTTTGCCGCGCCATGCGGCGGCGGCGGCATGCTCGCGGGTTGCGGGCTCGCGATCGAAGCCATCAGTCCCGGCACGCGCCTCGTCGCCGCCGAGCCCGCCGCATTCGACGATACCGTGCGTTCGCTGCGCAGCGGCCAGCGCGAAACCAACGCGGCGGGCGCCGCATCGATCTGCGACGCGCTGCAGGCCGTCACACCGGCCGAGCTGCCCTTCGCGATCAACGGCCGTTACCTCGATGCCGCCCATGCGGTCAGCGACGAGGAAGTCGCTGCCGCGATTCGCTTCGCGCTTGAGGAACTGCGGCTCCTCGTCGAACCCGGCGGCGCCGTTGCGCTGGCGGCCCTGCTTGCCGGCCGCGTCGACCTGGCCGGCCGCGATGCCGTCGTGGTGCTGTCCGGCGGCAATATCGATCTTCCTCTTCTACAAACGATGCTGCAGTCCACTGCGGCCGCGATGCACGGGAACTGA
- a CDS encoding LysR substrate-binding domain-containing protein gives MPSPSQPPTPARSPSAPLNLRQIEVFHAIMVAGSLSEAGRMLCVSQPAISRVLATIESRMRFALFDRERGRLHPTPEAHRLFAEVRPILDGVRRFNEVAASLAEHGDGKLSIVSSPSYSEWLMPRAIQRFRHRHPSVRVHYRPLPSDALMTFVAQGHADLCIASMAPPEGSELRAREIGEGNIMCAVPRGHALAEYAELTVDDLRGSTFIGYGGDTPFGRLSARFLTSERGTLAPDIEIRSTPEAMALVREGVGVALMESFGYTPEGAGDIVLKPIRPALAHKIYLIHSRQQAMSTLAKGFVATLTHLLDRQAG, from the coding sequence ATGCCTTCCCCTTCACAGCCGCCCACCCCGGCCCGCAGTCCCTCCGCGCCGCTCAACCTCCGCCAGATCGAGGTCTTCCACGCCATCATGGTGGCCGGCTCGCTGAGCGAGGCCGGCCGCATGCTGTGCGTGTCGCAGCCCGCGATCAGCCGCGTGCTCGCCACCATCGAGTCGCGCATGCGCTTTGCATTGTTCGATCGCGAGCGTGGGCGGTTGCATCCGACCCCCGAGGCGCATCGGCTGTTTGCCGAGGTGCGGCCCATTCTCGATGGGGTGCGCCGCTTCAACGAGGTGGCGGCGAGTCTCGCCGAGCATGGCGACGGCAAGCTCTCGATCGTGTCGAGCCCGAGCTATAGCGAATGGCTGATGCCGCGCGCGATCCAGCGCTTTCGCCACAGGCATCCGTCGGTACGCGTGCACTACCGGCCATTGCCGTCCGACGCGCTGATGACGTTCGTGGCGCAAGGGCATGCGGACCTCTGCATCGCGTCGATGGCACCGCCGGAAGGCTCGGAGCTGCGCGCGCGCGAGATCGGCGAAGGCAACATCATGTGCGCGGTGCCGCGTGGCCATGCGCTGGCCGAGTACGCCGAGCTGACCGTGGACGATCTGCGCGGCTCGACCTTTATCGGCTACGGCGGCGATACGCCGTTCGGCCGGCTCTCCGCGCGGTTCCTCACGTCCGAGCGCGGCACGCTTGCCCCCGATATCGAGATCCGCTCGACGCCCGAGGCGATGGCGCTCGTGCGCGAAGGTGTCGGGGTCGCGCTGATGGAGTCGTTCGGCTACACCCCCGAGGGGGCCGGCGATATCGTGCTCAAGCCGATCCGGCCGGCGCTCGCCCACAAGATCTACCTGATCCACTCGCGCCAGCAGGCGATGTCCACGCTGGCCAAGGGCTTCGTCGCGACGCTCACGCATCTGCTCGACCGGCAGGCGGGGTAA
- a CDS encoding Bug family tripartite tricarboxylate transporter substrate binding protein, with product MLHPLTKLVRSLGIAVAFAATANVAVAADWPTKPITIVAPFTPGGTTDIVARAVAAQLQKELGQSVVVDNRPGAGGTLGAAMVARAQPDGYTLLLANVGHAAASALYKNLPYDFEKDMTHITTVAVVPNVLIVRKSLPVNNVKELIAYLKSHPGEATFGSAGIGTTQHLSAELLKKQASFDAVHVPYKGASPMMTDIIGGRVVFALDSAASANAQLAGGNIKALAVTTSQRTRFLPDVPTLSEAGVPGYQMSTWYSLAAPRNLPPAIRDRIYNAVVASMKDPSMQTTLQNMAAEPGGMSPTALTTFVQTETRRWTTIASGFSATD from the coding sequence ATGCTTCATCCCCTCACAAAGCTCGTGCGTTCCCTCGGCATTGCGGTGGCTTTCGCCGCGACGGCCAACGTGGCGGTTGCCGCGGACTGGCCGACCAAACCGATCACGATCGTCGCCCCCTTCACGCCGGGCGGCACGACCGATATCGTCGCGCGCGCCGTTGCCGCGCAACTGCAGAAGGAGCTCGGCCAGTCCGTCGTCGTCGATAACCGGCCCGGCGCCGGGGGCACCCTCGGGGCCGCGATGGTGGCGCGGGCGCAGCCCGACGGTTACACCTTGCTGCTCGCGAATGTCGGGCATGCGGCGGCGTCCGCGCTGTACAAGAATCTGCCCTACGACTTCGAGAAGGATATGACGCATATCACGACAGTCGCCGTCGTGCCGAATGTCCTGATCGTGCGCAAATCGCTGCCGGTCAACAACGTCAAGGAGTTGATCGCCTACCTGAAAAGCCATCCCGGCGAAGCGACGTTCGGCTCCGCCGGTATCGGGACGACCCAGCATCTGTCGGCCGAGTTGCTCAAGAAGCAAGCCTCGTTCGATGCCGTGCACGTGCCGTACAAGGGGGCATCGCCCATGATGACCGACATCATCGGCGGTCGCGTGGTCTTCGCACTCGATTCCGCCGCCTCTGCCAATGCCCAGCTTGCGGGTGGCAATATCAAGGCGCTGGCCGTCACGACATCGCAGCGTACGCGCTTCCTGCCCGACGTGCCGACTCTCAGCGAGGCAGGCGTGCCCGGGTATCAGATGAGCACCTGGTATAGCCTCGCCGCGCCGCGCAACCTTCCGCCGGCCATCCGCGATCGCATCTACAACGCCGTGGTCGCAAGCATGAAGGATCCGTCCATGCAGACCACGCTGCAGAACATGGCCGCGGAACCCGGAGGCATGAGCCCCACCGCCCTCACGACGTTCGTGCAAACGGAAACGCGACGCTGGACCACGATCGCATCGGGCTTCTCCGCAACGGATTGA
- a CDS encoding Bug family tripartite tricarboxylate transporter substrate binding protein — protein MLLAAIAAAPFGAAASALAQTPYPNRPLTLIVPFAAGGPTDILARVIAEGLARDLGQPVVVENFPGAGGTLGTARAVRAPADGYTLLIGNVGTLAANATLYKSLPYDVLKDLIPLASVGDAPQVVTARKDLPVTGLDQFATYARQHAATMNAGAAGTGSGSFLGSVLLNAKLGVKVSIANYRGAGLALNDVAAGHIDYLVDSTTTSTSFIKSGLVRGVAVLRPKRIKALPDVPAAGESGFPDLHYDIWNMVLAPKGTPPAVVARLGQALRKTIGDAQTQAKLGPSGVEVPAERQQTPEGAAELLAGSVANWRTLLSGMNIRLD, from the coding sequence ATGCTGCTTGCCGCTATCGCGGCAGCACCGTTCGGCGCCGCCGCGTCCGCCCTCGCCCAGACGCCATATCCGAATCGCCCGCTCACGCTCATCGTACCTTTCGCGGCAGGCGGCCCGACCGACATCCTCGCGCGCGTGATCGCCGAAGGACTGGCACGCGACCTCGGGCAGCCTGTCGTCGTCGAGAACTTCCCCGGTGCGGGCGGCACGCTGGGCACTGCGCGTGCGGTCCGGGCGCCCGCCGATGGCTACACCTTGCTGATCGGCAATGTCGGCACACTGGCCGCGAACGCCACGCTATACAAATCGTTGCCCTACGACGTCCTGAAGGACCTGATACCGCTAGCCTCCGTCGGCGATGCACCGCAGGTCGTCACGGCCCGCAAGGATCTTCCCGTGACGGGTCTCGATCAGTTCGCCACCTACGCCAGGCAGCACGCCGCAACCATGAACGCGGGCGCGGCAGGCACCGGCTCCGGATCGTTTCTCGGCAGTGTCCTGCTGAATGCGAAGCTTGGGGTCAAGGTCAGTATCGCCAACTATCGCGGGGCGGGCCTGGCGCTCAACGACGTTGCCGCGGGCCATATCGACTACCTCGTCGACAGCACCACCACCTCCACGAGCTTCATCAAGTCGGGACTGGTGCGCGGCGTTGCGGTGCTGCGTCCGAAACGGATCAAGGCACTTCCCGACGTCCCGGCCGCCGGCGAGTCGGGATTTCCCGATCTGCACTACGACATCTGGAACATGGTGCTCGCGCCAAAGGGAACCCCGCCAGCCGTCGTGGCGCGACTGGGCCAGGCGTTGCGCAAGACGATCGGCGATGCCCAGACGCAGGCCAAGCTCGGCCCTTCGGGCGTGGAAGTTCCTGCCGAACGCCAGCAAACCCCGGAGGGGGCGGCCGAGCTTCTGGCGGGATCCGTGGCGAACTGGCGCACGCTGCTTTCGGGAATGAACATCCGGCTCGACTAG